Part of the Fusibacter sp. A1 genome is shown below.
TTGTAATGTAATTAATCCACACTCATAATTATAAACTAAAGATGAACATTTTAATTTAAAATAAATTTAACATTTAGGTTATCCACAGTTGTGGATAACTCAACACCTTACTACACAACGTTCACAGGAGTTGTCAACAGTTTAAAAATAGTCAGAAAATTGCTTGCAATGGCGTTTTTGTTAACATTTCATTCATATTTTCGTTTTTTTTGAGCAAAATGCTTGCATAATGCCACCGAAGTGAAACGTTTTCCTGCAATTGTGGCCGTATAAACTTTCACTGATATGAATACTTGCCACTCCAGTGCGGTTCATGTAAAATGCAACTAGGAGGAAGAGTATGAAAACATTTAGACAATCACTTATGATAAGCGCAGTGATGATCGGCTTATCTGCGTTGCTTTCCATTTTAAAGGCAGACTTCATAAAAGAGACACTCAATTCCATGTTCATCATTGCAGGGATTTGCGTGGTGGTATCCGGTTTTAAATTCATGCACGAGCGCGGCGCCTTTAGGTTCATGTCGTATTCCTTTTACAAATCAGGAAGAGCTGTCGGTCTGACTGGCAGATCAAAACGATCAGAGTATGTCGACCGAATGGAGCACGAAGCTGGTGTCGAACCACATCAACTCAACAGCAGAAGAAAAGAGAAGGAACTTGATGATTTCATCTTGAACGAGATCCCCTCATGGGGATTCACCAATGCCTTGTTCTACAGTTCCCTGCTGGTCTTGTTTTTAAGTTTCTTAGGCAGTATCGCGGTATCATAAATAAAAGCTGTAAAAAGAAGGTTCTACCTTCTTTTTACAGCTTTTTTTAGTAGCTTCTAATTTCTTCTGAAAAATTTATAGGTTTCCATGATAATCAGAGGCGTTATGGCCAGACACACTGTCGCTATCACCTCTAGACTTGAAAGCCATGTCAGCTTAAATACACTTCTTGCCTGTGGTATCAGGTATACAGCCATTAGGGCGAAAAAGGACAAGAGCGTACCTTGATTCAATCGCTTATTGCTGAATATTCCAAGCTTGAGCACCGACCCGAACCTGCTTCTGACATTGAAGCTATGGACGAGCTGTGACATGCTAAGGGTTAAGAAAGTCATCGTTCTTGCGGCTTCCACACTATCCTTCAAGCCTATTTTGAACGCCAAAAGGCTCAAGCTTCCAATCATGATTCCCTGTAGCAGGATGTCCAAAATCAGACCCTCTCCAAGTATTGAAACATCGGGATTCCTAGGCTTTCTTGTCATCAGATCGGGTTCACTGTGTTCGACTCCTAAAGCAAGAGCGGGGAAGGAATCGGTGACCAGGTTGATCCACAAGATGTGTATGGCCAAAAGAGGCATCGGCAACCCGAAGGAGATGGCGATCAGAAGCGTGAAGATTTCACCCATGTTCGATGCCAATAAGAAGTTGACGGATTTTTTTATATTGTCATAAATCGTTCGGCCTTCTTTAACGGCGCTGACGATGGTGGTAAAGTTGTCATCTGTAAGGATCAGATCGCTTGCTTCTTTCGACACGTCCGTCCCTGTGATTCCCATCGCACATCCAATATCTGCGCCTTTAAGTGCCGGAGCATCGTTTACTCCGTCCCCTGTCATCGCGACTATTTGTCCTTTTGCCTTCAGTGCTTTTACAATCCTAACCTTATGCGAGGGCGAAACCCTTGCGTAAACAGAAACCTCGTTTACAATGTCTAAAAAGTCATCCTCTGACAACGCATTCAGCTCGGTACCCGAAATCGACCTGTCTCCTTCTTTTAGAATTCCGAGTTGTGTCGCTATCGCCACAGCGGTATCCTTGTAGTCACCGGTGATCATGACCGTTCTTATGCCGGCACGCGTCGCTGTTGCGACAGCCGACTTGACCTCTTCACGCGGGGGATCGATCATTCCCATCAGACCGACGAAGGTCAAGTCTTTTTCGACATTCTCCACATCGACATCCTCCGGAAGTTCATCGAAGGTCTTTACAGCGAATGCCAGCACTCTGAGAGCCCTTGCGGACATTTCAGAAATTCTGGCGGTTATCCGCTGCCTTGCTTCCTCCGTCAGCGCCTTTTTTCCATCCGGTGTCATGATCGTACTGCATTTGCTAAGCATCTGGTCCGGAGCGCCTTTAACATATGCCACAACTCCGTTTTTTTCACGATGTAGCGTGCTCATCATCTTCCTATCCGAATCAAAGGGAACCTCTGCGATTCTTATGATTTGCTCAAAACTTTTTTTAGTCAAGTCATAGGAGTTGCCAAGAGCCAAAAGTGCGGTCTCCGTCGGATCCCCTATCTGATCGTCTTTTCCATCCCTCTCCACAACCGAAGCGTCATTGCATAGCACTCCTGTTTTAATGAGTAGCCTATCTATGTCTGTGAGTTCAATGCCACCTGAAACCTGCTTATGTTCATCCGTATAGATTTCTGTAACGGTCATCTTATTTTGTGTCAGTGTTCCTGTCTTATCAGAACAAATCACCGATGCCGATCCAAGTGTCTCCACAGCAGGTAGTTTTCTTACAATCGCATTCGAGCTGATCATGCGGTTGACACCCATTGCCAGTACGATCGTCACAATCGCAGGTAGCCCCTCCGGAATAGCCGCAACCGCCAAGGAAATCGCGATCATCAGCATTTCAAACATGTCCCGACCTTGTAAATAACCGATGAAAAAGATAAGCGCACAAATAATCACAGCGCCTATGCCGAGCATTTTTCCCAGCTCTGCAAGTTTAACCTGAAGGGGAGTCTTTTCCTCCTCTTCCTGGTTCAAAAGATCTGCTATCTTACCGATTTCGGTGTTCATTCCAGTAGCTGTCACAAGCATGCTTCCCCGCCCTGATGTCACTCGGGAGGTCGCATAGGCCATGTTCTTTCGATCACCGATCGACAGGTCCTCATTTTGTAGTGCTTCAACCTGCTTGTTTACAGGTACGGATTCACCGGTCAGCTGGGCTTCCTCGATGCTAAGCGATGCCGCTTCGATCAGCCTTCCGTCGGCGGGAATCACATCTCCCGCGTTTAGTCTTACAAGATCACCGGGCACAAGCAGGGGCGACGGCACCTGTATGACTTGTCCGTCTCTGACCACCTCGGCGTTAGGTACCTGCATGTTCTTTAGCGCCTGCATGGACTTTTCGGCGTTGTTTTCCTGAACAAAACCAAGAACACCGTTTAGCAGAACAATGGTGAGGATGATAAATCCGTCGGCAATTTCATGGGTGAAAAAACTGATTACTGAAGCACCAATCAGAATCCATATCATGAAGTCCTCAAATTGCCTTAGGAATCTGACTACAACAGGAGTTGGTTTTTCCTGCTGCAGCACATTTTGGCCCATTTCAATCATCCGTTTTTGGGCTTCTTGGCCAGTCAGCCCGGATATCAGATCTGATTTCAGTTCAAGTGCGACTTCGTCCGTACGTTGGTTGTAAAACATAAAAGCTTTCTCCTTATCACTCGTGTCCGTTTTTCTTAGTATACCACTTAAGAAGGTTTACGAACCTGTCGATTTATACTGCGACAAACCGAATCTGAAAAACAGCAGCGAGCCGATCAAAAACAGTATGCAAAATGGCGTGCTTACCATCGCAAGCGGTTTTGCCACTCCAAAATAACTGTCTCCCACCTTGTTTAGCACAAGAAGGACAGGAAAATAGACAGTCATGGCTATGGGTACGATATAAGTGAAAAAGGTCGCAAACCATTTTTCATAGATACTCAGGGGAAACTGCCCCATTTGAAGTCCGCCGTAGGTAAAGGCGTTCATCACCTCAAGGCTCTCGACAGCCCAGAAGGAGAAGGTCGCCTGCACAAGAAGCAGCGCGAAGTAGACAATCATCGCATTGAGGATTCCCATACTCAGCAGCCCCCACTGGCCTAGCTTGACAATCCCAAGGCTTGTCACAGCATAGGCAAAAGGAATCGCTCCTTGAAGGAAGCGTCCGATATTCGCGGCTTTGAATTCTGATCCGAGTACTTGAAGGATGATGGATCTGGGTCTTACCAGAAAACGGTCAAGCTGGCCGGTTCTTATGAGATTTCCGAACATATCAAACCCTCTTGCCACCGCCTCCACCACAGAAAAGCTCATATGAAGAAGTCCGTACAGCAGGCAGATTTCCGGGAGCTTCCAGCCGTCGATCATGCTGAACCGCTCAAAGATGATGTAAAGCCCTATCACATCGATAAAGGACGCTAAAAAGCTGCCCCAGGCCGACATGAAAAAGCTGAGTGGATACTGCATCTGACTTGCGATTTTAGCACCTGCGAGTTTTATATACAATGTTGAATTTTTCAAATCAACCTCCTTGAACGACTACGTTTTTCAGCTTGCTCTCCAGTAGACGGTCATTGAGGAGCAAGACAAAAATGATCCAGAAGACCTGCACCGCCATCGAAAACAAAGCATCCCCGCCGCTCAAG
Proteins encoded:
- a CDS encoding DUF3899 domain-containing protein: MKTFRQSLMISAVMIGLSALLSILKADFIKETLNSMFIIAGICVVVSGFKFMHERGAFRFMSYSFYKSGRAVGLTGRSKRSEYVDRMEHEAGVEPHQLNSRRKEKELDDFILNEIPSWGFTNALFYSSLLVLFLSFLGSIAVS
- a CDS encoding calcium-translocating P-type ATPase, PMCA-type, which translates into the protein MLRKTDTSDKEKAFMFYNQRTDEVALELKSDLISGLTGQEAQKRMIEMGQNVLQQEKPTPVVVRFLRQFEDFMIWILIGASVISFFTHEIADGFIILTIVLLNGVLGFVQENNAEKSMQALKNMQVPNAEVVRDGQVIQVPSPLLVPGDLVRLNAGDVIPADGRLIEAASLSIEEAQLTGESVPVNKQVEALQNEDLSIGDRKNMAYATSRVTSGRGSMLVTATGMNTEIGKIADLLNQEEEEKTPLQVKLAELGKMLGIGAVIICALIFFIGYLQGRDMFEMLMIAISLAVAAIPEGLPAIVTIVLAMGVNRMISSNAIVRKLPAVETLGSASVICSDKTGTLTQNKMTVTEIYTDEHKQVSGGIELTDIDRLLIKTGVLCNDASVVERDGKDDQIGDPTETALLALGNSYDLTKKSFEQIIRIAEVPFDSDRKMMSTLHREKNGVVAYVKGAPDQMLSKCSTIMTPDGKKALTEEARQRITARISEMSARALRVLAFAVKTFDELPEDVDVENVEKDLTFVGLMGMIDPPREEVKSAVATATRAGIRTVMITGDYKDTAVAIATQLGILKEGDRSISGTELNALSEDDFLDIVNEVSVYARVSPSHKVRIVKALKAKGQIVAMTGDGVNDAPALKGADIGCAMGITGTDVSKEASDLILTDDNFTTIVSAVKEGRTIYDNIKKSVNFLLASNMGEIFTLLIAISFGLPMPLLAIHILWINLVTDSFPALALGVEHSEPDLMTRKPRNPDVSILGEGLILDILLQGIMIGSLSLLAFKIGLKDSVEAARTMTFLTLSMSQLVHSFNVRSRFGSVLKLGIFSNKRLNQGTLLSFFALMAVYLIPQARSVFKLTWLSSLEVIATVCLAITPLIIMETYKFFRRN
- a CDS encoding ABC transporter permease is translated as MKNSTLYIKLAGAKIASQMQYPLSFFMSAWGSFLASFIDVIGLYIIFERFSMIDGWKLPEICLLYGLLHMSFSVVEAVARGFDMFGNLIRTGQLDRFLVRPRSIILQVLGSEFKAANIGRFLQGAIPFAYAVTSLGIVKLGQWGLLSMGILNAMIVYFALLLVQATFSFWAVESLEVMNAFTYGGLQMGQFPLSIYEKWFATFFTYIVPIAMTVYFPVLLVLNKVGDSYFGVAKPLAMVSTPFCILFLIGSLLFFRFGLSQYKSTGS